A region from the Saccharomonospora azurea NA-128 genome encodes:
- a CDS encoding siderophore ABC transporter substrate-binding protein has translation MRGSHRRGAFVALLAGLVGLLTACGGVDADQAGSGEGAITVEHAQGSTSLDGTPERIVVFDLGVLETLDELGVEGVVGVPEVANLPEHLSEYDSDDYTKVGSLKEPDFEEVNALEPDLILVAGRSAPAYGELSEIAPTVDLTVDTTDFLAGATERIETLGSLFGKEDVVKDRLAALETKAEEVASSGAADKTGLVVLTTGGKMSAYGPGSRFGIVYDNLGVQPAVDGLSADTHGDAISAEFIADADPDLLFVIDRDSAIGEAGQSAKQVLDNALVNGTTAAKEGGIVYLDPTQWYLTANGLASLESMVKVVGDSVA, from the coding sequence ATGCGTGGGAGTCACCGCAGAGGGGCGTTCGTCGCCCTCCTCGCCGGGTTGGTCGGGCTGCTCACCGCCTGCGGCGGGGTCGACGCCGACCAGGCCGGCAGCGGCGAGGGAGCGATCACCGTCGAGCACGCCCAGGGGTCGACCTCCCTCGACGGTACGCCAGAGCGCATCGTCGTCTTCGACCTCGGTGTGCTGGAGACTCTCGACGAACTCGGAGTCGAGGGCGTCGTCGGCGTTCCCGAGGTCGCGAACCTGCCCGAGCACCTCTCCGAGTACGACTCCGACGACTACACCAAGGTCGGCAGCCTGAAGGAGCCGGACTTCGAGGAGGTCAACGCTCTCGAACCCGACCTCATCCTGGTGGCGGGCCGTTCCGCTCCGGCCTACGGCGAGCTGTCCGAGATCGCCCCCACCGTCGACCTCACCGTCGACACGACGGACTTCCTCGCCGGCGCGACCGAGCGCATCGAGACGCTGGGCTCGCTGTTCGGCAAGGAGGACGTCGTGAAGGACCGGCTGGCCGCGCTCGAAACGAAGGCCGAGGAGGTCGCCTCGTCCGGCGCCGCCGACAAGACCGGACTCGTCGTGCTCACCACCGGCGGCAAGATGAGCGCGTACGGCCCCGGCTCCCGCTTCGGCATCGTCTACGACAACCTCGGTGTGCAGCCCGCCGTCGACGGACTCTCGGCCGACACCCACGGCGACGCCATCTCGGCGGAGTTCATCGCCGACGCCGACCCCGACCTGCTGTTCGTGATCGACCGCGACTCCGCGATCGGCGAGGCGGGCCAGTCGGCCAAGCAGGTGCTCGACAACGCTCTCGTGAACGGCACCACCGCCGCCAAGGAGGGCGGGATCGTCTATCTCGACCCCACGCAGTGGTACCTGACCGCCAACGGCCTGGCCTCGCTGGAGTCCATGGTGAAGGTCGTCGGGGACAGCGTGGCGTGA
- the groL gene encoding chaperonin GroEL (60 kDa chaperone family; promotes refolding of misfolded polypeptides especially under stressful conditions; forms two stacked rings of heptamers to form a barrel-shaped 14mer; ends can be capped by GroES; misfolded proteins enter the barrel where they are refolded when GroES binds), translating to MAKLIAFDEDARRGLERGLNTLAEAVKVTLGPRGRNVVLEKKWGAPTITNDGVSIAKEIELEDPWEKIGAELVKEVAKKTDDVAGDGTTTATVLAQALVKEGLRNVAAGADPIALKRGIEQAVEAVTEQLHKMAKEVETKEQIAATASISAADKTIGELIAEALDKVGKEGVVTVEESNTFGLELELTEGMRFDKGYISGYFATDAERQEAVLEDPYILLFGSKISNVKDLLPVLEKVMQAGKPLLIIAEDVEGEALATLVVNKIRGTFKSVAVKAPGFGDRRKAMLQDMAILTGGQVISEDVGLKLENADISLLGQARKVVVTKDETTIVEGAGDAEQIQGRVNQIRAEIENSDSDYDREKLQERLAKLAGGVAVIKAGAATEVELKERKHRIEDAVRNAKAAVEEGIVAGGGVALLQASKAAFDSLKLEGDEATGANIVKVAVESPLKQIAVNAGLEGGVVAEKVKTLSQGHGLNAATGEYEDLVAAGVIDPAKVTRSALQNAASIAALFLTTEAVVADKPEKEKAGDPTGGMGGMEGMM from the coding sequence ATGGCCAAACTGATTGCGTTCGACGAGGACGCCCGCCGCGGTCTTGAGCGCGGTCTCAACACCCTCGCCGAGGCCGTCAAGGTGACGCTCGGCCCCCGTGGCCGCAACGTCGTGCTCGAGAAGAAGTGGGGCGCGCCGACGATCACCAACGACGGTGTCTCGATCGCGAAGGAGATCGAGCTCGAGGACCCGTGGGAGAAGATCGGGGCCGAACTCGTCAAGGAAGTCGCGAAGAAGACCGACGACGTCGCGGGTGACGGCACCACGACCGCCACGGTGCTCGCCCAGGCTCTCGTCAAGGAGGGTCTGCGCAACGTCGCCGCCGGCGCCGACCCGATCGCGCTGAAGCGCGGCATCGAGCAGGCCGTCGAGGCTGTCACCGAGCAGCTGCACAAGATGGCCAAGGAGGTCGAGACCAAGGAGCAGATCGCGGCCACCGCGTCGATCTCCGCGGCCGACAAGACCATCGGTGAGCTGATCGCCGAGGCGCTCGACAAGGTCGGCAAGGAAGGCGTCGTCACCGTCGAGGAGTCGAACACCTTCGGGCTCGAGCTGGAGCTCACCGAGGGTATGCGCTTCGACAAGGGCTACATCTCCGGCTACTTCGCCACCGACGCCGAGCGTCAGGAAGCGGTCCTGGAGGACCCCTACATCCTGCTGTTCGGCTCGAAGATCTCGAACGTCAAGGACCTGCTCCCCGTGCTGGAGAAGGTCATGCAGGCCGGCAAGCCGCTGCTGATCATCGCCGAGGACGTCGAGGGCGAGGCTCTGGCCACCCTGGTCGTCAACAAGATCCGCGGCACCTTCAAGTCCGTCGCCGTCAAGGCCCCGGGCTTCGGTGACCGTCGCAAGGCGATGCTGCAGGACATGGCCATCCTCACGGGCGGCCAGGTCATCAGCGAGGACGTCGGCCTGAAGCTGGAGAACGCCGACATCTCGCTGCTGGGCCAGGCCCGCAAGGTGGTCGTCACCAAGGACGAGACCACCATCGTCGAGGGCGCCGGTGACGCGGAGCAGATCCAGGGCCGCGTCAACCAGATCCGCGCCGAGATCGAGAACAGCGACTCCGACTACGACCGCGAGAAGCTGCAGGAGCGCCTGGCCAAGCTCGCCGGCGGTGTCGCGGTCATCAAGGCCGGCGCCGCCACCGAGGTGGAGCTCAAGGAGCGCAAGCACCGCATCGAGGACGCGGTGCGCAACGCCAAGGCCGCCGTCGAGGAGGGCATCGTCGCCGGTGGTGGCGTGGCTCTGCTCCAGGCGTCCAAGGCCGCGTTCGACAGCCTCAAGCTCGAGGGTGACGAGGCGACCGGCGCCAACATCGTCAAGGTGGCCGTCGAGAGCCCGCTCAAGCAGATCGCTGTGAACGCGGGTCTCGAGGGTGGCGTCGTGGCGGAGAAGGTCAAGACCCTGTCGCAGGGCCACGGCCTGAACGCCGCGACCGGCGAGTACGAGGACCTGGTGGCCGCGGGCGTCATCGACCCCGCCAAGGTCACGCGTTCCGCGCTGCAGAACGCCGCCTCCATCGCCGCGCTGTTCCTGACCACGGAGGCCGTGGTCGCGGACAAGCCGGAGAAGGAGAAGGCCGGTGACCCCACCGGTGGCATGGGCGGCATGGAAGGCATGATGTGA
- a CDS encoding cold-shock protein, with protein sequence MAVGTVKWFNAEKGYGFIESPEGPDVFVHYSAIQAEGFRTLDEGDRVEFEITAGRDGRSQAADVRKVS encoded by the coding sequence GTGGCTGTCGGCACGGTCAAGTGGTTCAACGCGGAAAAGGGCTACGGGTTCATCGAGTCCCCGGAGGGACCCGATGTGTTCGTACACTACTCCGCCATCCAGGCGGAGGGTTTCCGGACCCTCGACGAGGGCGACCGGGTGGAGTTCGAGATCACGGCCGGGCGGGACGGCCGCAGCCAGGCCGCGGACGTCCGTAAGGTCTCGTAG
- a CDS encoding AIM24 family protein, whose amino-acid sequence MRVNTRHTPAFGVARVVLSAGEAVEAHPDTVLAHSFGVVRSRKGKGRGPAIFTAPAQGGWMDLAPRHPGDVYPLELSGQLGWSVAANAVLSRPATVRHDHPWPAHQTLFGGDSGFLKHYSGTGPLVFASRGPVDALTLKAGEVVTVNPLFVLAYPDTVQVRLRALDPAEPQSIKTGEGLALDVAGPGTVLVQTRPSG is encoded by the coding sequence ATGCGCGTCAACACTCGGCACACACCCGCCTTCGGGGTGGCGCGTGTGGTGCTCTCCGCAGGGGAGGCCGTGGAGGCCCACCCCGACACCGTGCTGGCCCACAGTTTCGGGGTGGTGCGGTCGCGCAAGGGCAAGGGGCGCGGCCCGGCGATCTTCACGGCGCCCGCCCAGGGTGGGTGGATGGACCTCGCCCCGCGGCACCCGGGCGACGTGTACCCGCTGGAGCTGAGCGGTCAGCTGGGCTGGTCGGTGGCCGCGAACGCGGTGCTGTCCAGACCGGCCACCGTCCGGCACGACCACCCGTGGCCCGCGCACCAGACCCTTTTCGGCGGCGACTCCGGTTTCCTCAAGCACTACAGCGGGACGGGGCCGCTCGTGTTCGCGTCCCGTGGCCCGGTGGACGCCCTGACGCTGAAGGCGGGCGAGGTGGTGACCGTCAACCCGTTGTTCGTGCTGGCCTATCCCGACACCGTGCAGGTGAGGTTGCGGGCGCTCGATCCGGCGGAACCACAGTCGATCAAGACCGGCGAGGGGCTGGCACTCGACGTCGCCGGGCCGGGCACGGTGTTGGTGCAGACCAGACCGAGCGGGTGA
- a CDS encoding iron ABC transporter ATP-binding protein, with translation MIEINGVTKRYGETTVVDDVSLTIPSGGITSVIGANGAGKSTLLSLMSRLLKPDAGSITVDGLDVSTTRTEELAKRLAVLRQENHTAVRLTVRELVSFGRFPHSAGRLTSTDHEVIDDAVDYFELTAFADRPLDTLSGGQRQRAHVAMVLCQSTDYVLLDEPLNNLDMRHSVQIMRRLRRMADDYGKTVVLVVHDINFAARYSDRVVAMRDGALVAHGGVADVMTPEVLHAVFDLDIPVHDVGGRRIGDFYG, from the coding sequence ATGATCGAGATCAACGGAGTCACCAAACGGTACGGCGAGACGACCGTCGTCGACGACGTGTCGCTGACCATCCCCTCCGGCGGCATCACGTCGGTGATCGGCGCCAACGGTGCGGGCAAGTCCACCCTGCTGTCCCTGATGAGCCGCCTGCTGAAGCCGGACGCGGGCTCGATCACCGTGGACGGTCTGGACGTCTCCACCACGCGCACGGAGGAGCTCGCCAAGCGCCTCGCCGTGCTGCGCCAGGAGAACCACACCGCCGTGCGCCTCACCGTGCGCGAACTCGTCTCGTTCGGACGGTTCCCCCACTCGGCAGGACGGCTGACCAGCACCGACCACGAGGTCATCGACGACGCGGTGGACTACTTCGAGCTCACCGCGTTCGCCGACCGCCCGCTCGACACCCTGTCCGGCGGGCAGCGGCAACGCGCCCACGTCGCGATGGTGCTGTGCCAGAGCACCGACTACGTGCTGCTCGACGAGCCGTTGAACAACCTGGACATGCGGCACTCGGTGCAGATCATGCGCCGGCTCCGCAGGATGGCCGACGACTACGGCAAGACCGTGGTGCTCGTGGTGCACGACATCAACTTCGCCGCGCGCTACTCCGACCGGGTCGTCGCCATGCGGGACGGCGCGTTGGTCGCACACGGTGGCGTCGCCGACGTCATGACTCCCGAGGTGCTCCACGCGGTGTTCGACCTCGACATCCCCGTGCACGACGTCGGCGGGCGCCGCATCGGCGACTTCTACGGCTGA
- a CDS encoding TIGR00266 family protein, whose amino-acid sequence MQVQIRHQPSFAVARLLLAPHEPAQVEAGAMLATSYGMHMQASTQGGVMKGLGRAFLGGESLFVSTYTAPPNGGWVDVAAGLPGDVRVIEMDGRQGWCVTRGSWLANSHGIQLETKWGGFSNLFGGEGGFLTHAQGQGQLVVSCYGAIDVVNLQPGEYVTIDSGHVVAYADTVQSQLRKVSQGVIQSLKSGEGFVFDFAGPGQVLTQTRNPDALAAWLIARMPSR is encoded by the coding sequence GTGCAGGTACAGATTCGCCACCAGCCGTCGTTCGCCGTCGCGAGGCTGTTGCTCGCGCCGCACGAGCCGGCCCAGGTGGAGGCCGGCGCGATGCTCGCGACCAGCTACGGGATGCACATGCAGGCGAGCACGCAGGGCGGTGTCATGAAGGGCCTCGGGCGGGCCTTTCTGGGTGGCGAGTCGCTGTTCGTGTCGACCTACACGGCTCCGCCCAACGGCGGTTGGGTCGACGTCGCCGCCGGACTGCCGGGCGACGTCCGGGTGATCGAGATGGACGGCCGCCAGGGCTGGTGCGTCACGCGCGGGTCGTGGCTCGCGAACTCGCACGGCATCCAGCTGGAGACGAAGTGGGGCGGGTTCTCGAACCTGTTCGGCGGCGAGGGCGGCTTCCTCACGCACGCGCAGGGGCAGGGCCAGCTGGTGGTGTCCTGCTACGGCGCCATCGACGTCGTCAACCTGCAGCCGGGCGAGTACGTGACGATCGACTCCGGACACGTGGTGGCCTACGCCGACACGGTGCAGTCGCAGCTGCGCAAGGTCTCGCAGGGCGTCATCCAGTCGCTGAAGAGCGGCGAGGGTTTCGTGTTCGACTTCGCGGGGCCGGGTCAGGTCCTCACGCAGACCCGCAACCCGGACGCGCTCGCGGCCTGGTTGATCGCCCGGATGCCCTCCCGGTAG
- a CDS encoding GlsB/YeaQ/YmgE family stress response membrane protein, protein MGFFSWIIFGALAGLAADLIVGRGRRRHRGCVLNVLVGVVGATLGGFLYRLATGERKSFEFDFPSFGVAVLGAVVLLAVLRVLERKR, encoded by the coding sequence ATGGGCTTCTTCTCGTGGATCATCTTCGGCGCACTCGCGGGACTGGCCGCCGACCTGATCGTCGGGAGGGGACGCCGCCGCCATCGGGGCTGCGTGCTGAACGTGCTGGTGGGCGTGGTCGGCGCGACGCTCGGCGGGTTCCTCTACCGACTCGCCACGGGAGAGCGGAAGTCGTTCGAGTTCGATTTCCCGAGCTTCGGCGTGGCCGTACTCGGTGCCGTGGTGCTGCTCGCCGTGCTGCGCGTCCTGGAACGGAAACGATGA
- a CDS encoding iron chelate uptake ABC transporter family permease subunit → MTAARTADVRRPRRVLALLAAVTLAGAVAFCVVGLTGNIEYALGIRLRRITAMAVVGVAIGYSSVLFQTVTNNRILTPQIMGFDSLFVLVQTLIVYFAGAIALSSADPKALFLLQAGVMVAFAFALHRWLFDRNSRDLYLLVLVGVIFGTLFASLSSLASRLINPNDFVALQDSLFASFNSVDESLLWFSAILLVLLCGLGTRLFRKLDVVALGRDTAIGLGVNHRSVVNRSLVIVAVLVSVSTALVGPVTFLGVLVANLARQLTRTFRHAVVVPAASLLAVATLTLGQLVLEQILGTDTALSVVVNFGGGLYFIALLVRESTRR, encoded by the coding sequence ATGACCGCCGCCCGCACCGCCGACGTCCGACGCCCACGTCGCGTCCTCGCGCTCCTGGCGGCCGTGACCCTGGCCGGTGCCGTGGCGTTCTGCGTCGTCGGGCTCACCGGCAACATCGAGTACGCGTTGGGCATCCGGCTGCGCAGGATCACCGCCATGGCGGTGGTCGGCGTGGCCATCGGCTACTCCAGCGTGCTGTTCCAGACCGTCACCAACAACCGCATCCTGACCCCGCAGATCATGGGGTTCGACTCGCTGTTCGTGCTGGTCCAGACGCTGATCGTGTACTTCGCGGGAGCGATCGCACTCAGCAGCGCCGACCCGAAGGCGCTCTTCCTCCTCCAGGCCGGGGTGATGGTCGCGTTCGCCTTCGCTTTGCACCGCTGGTTGTTCGACCGCAACAGCCGCGACCTCTACCTGCTCGTGCTCGTGGGCGTCATCTTCGGCACGCTGTTCGCCAGCCTGTCGTCGCTCGCGTCGAGGCTGATCAACCCGAACGACTTCGTGGCGTTGCAGGACAGTCTCTTCGCGAGCTTCAACTCCGTCGACGAGAGCCTGCTCTGGTTCTCGGCGATCCTGCTCGTGCTGCTCTGCGGCCTCGGCACGCGGCTGTTCCGCAAGCTCGACGTCGTGGCGCTCGGCCGGGACACCGCGATCGGGCTGGGAGTGAACCACCGGTCGGTGGTCAACCGCAGCCTGGTGATCGTCGCGGTGCTCGTGTCGGTGTCCACCGCGCTCGTCGGGCCCGTCACCTTCCTCGGCGTCCTCGTGGCGAACCTCGCCCGGCAACTGACCCGCACGTTCCGCCACGCCGTCGTCGTCCCCGCCGCCTCGCTGCTCGCGGTGGCGACGCTGACGCTGGGCCAGCTCGTGCTGGAACAGATTCTCGGCACGGACACCGCCCTCAGCGTGGTCGTCAACTTCGGTGGCGGCCTCTACTTCATCGCCCTGCTCGTCCGGGAGTCCACACGACGATGA
- a CDS encoding serine/threonine-protein kinase: MAGEESADLTGRRLGNYRIDGVLGRGGMSVMYRATDVRLGRKVALKVIGEHLGADAEFRERFVDEARNTSAIDHANIVPLYDFGELDGMLYIAMRLVDGSDLASLISGSPMEPERALGLLDQVADALDTLHERGLVHLDVKPANVLVTSRESAREHVYIADFGLTRRGTTGHRTRSGDFLGSPTYAAPEHLRGEPLDGRTDQYALACMLFACLTGQPPFKGDVQTVIKGHLGGDVPSVSQAVPALPAAVDEVVRKGMAKAPDARYANCVDLVSAARKALKNGGETGRPRQGHGRVGEGTPVQPFGAQQGGGPAAPQGQQGGGQFAPPPRQPPQQQGQPSMAGYPQQQHPQQPQQQPHPGQQPFGAPMQGQHQHPMASPYGTPPHGSPMPPGAGGYPQPPQQYGPPPAKKSSTPWWVWALAAVVLIGAGVLTVVLLTGGDDDEGNEGNPAPSTQNSPIPSIPIGPGGDGGDPDDTTGGNQLPPTSIPIVPGG, encoded by the coding sequence GTGGCAGGCGAGGAGTCGGCTGACCTGACGGGTCGGCGGCTGGGCAACTACCGCATCGACGGTGTGCTCGGCCGAGGTGGCATGAGCGTGATGTACCGGGCCACCGATGTGCGTCTGGGACGCAAGGTGGCGCTCAAGGTGATCGGCGAGCACCTCGGTGCGGACGCCGAGTTCCGCGAGAGATTCGTCGACGAGGCGCGCAACACCTCGGCGATCGATCACGCCAACATCGTGCCGCTGTACGACTTCGGCGAGCTCGACGGGATGCTCTACATCGCGATGCGGCTCGTCGACGGGTCCGACCTGGCGAGTCTCATCTCGGGCAGCCCGATGGAGCCCGAGCGTGCGTTGGGTCTGCTCGACCAGGTCGCCGACGCTCTCGACACACTGCACGAGCGCGGCCTCGTCCACCTGGACGTGAAGCCCGCGAACGTCCTCGTCACCAGTCGGGAGTCGGCGCGCGAACACGTCTACATCGCCGACTTCGGGCTCACCCGGCGGGGTACGACCGGGCATCGGACGCGCAGCGGCGACTTCCTGGGGTCGCCGACCTACGCCGCGCCCGAGCACCTGCGTGGCGAACCGTTGGACGGCCGCACCGACCAGTACGCACTGGCCTGTATGTTGTTCGCCTGCTTGACGGGACAGCCCCCGTTCAAGGGCGACGTGCAGACGGTGATCAAGGGGCATCTGGGCGGCGACGTGCCGTCGGTGTCGCAGGCGGTGCCCGCGCTGCCCGCCGCCGTCGACGAGGTCGTGCGCAAGGGCATGGCCAAGGCGCCGGACGCGCGGTACGCGAACTGTGTCGACTTGGTGTCGGCGGCGCGCAAGGCGCTGAAGAACGGCGGGGAAACCGGTAGGCCACGACAGGGACACGGTCGAGTGGGAGAGGGGACACCGGTGCAGCCGTTCGGTGCTCAGCAAGGGGGCGGTCCCGCCGCGCCGCAGGGACAACAGGGCGGCGGACAGTTCGCTCCGCCACCGCGACAACCCCCGCAGCAGCAGGGGCAACCATCGATGGCGGGCTATCCCCAGCAGCAGCACCCACAGCAGCCGCAGCAGCAGCCCCACCCCGGCCAGCAGCCCTTCGGAGCGCCCATGCAGGGCCAGCACCAGCACCCGATGGCCTCGCCGTACGGCACGCCACCGCACGGCTCGCCCATGCCGCCGGGAGCGGGCGGGTATCCGCAGCCGCCGCAGCAGTACGGCCCGCCTCCCGCGAAGAAGAGCTCGACGCCGTGGTGGGTGTGGGCACTGGCCGCGGTGGTGCTAATCGGTGCGGGTGTGCTCACCGTCGTGCTGTTGACCGGCGGTGACGACGACGAAGGAAACGAGGGCAATCCCGCCCCGTCCACTCAGAACTCGCCGATCCCGTCGATCCCGATCGGGCCGGGAGGCGACGGTGGTGACCCGGACGACACCACGGGCGGCAACCAGCTTCCGCCGACGTCCATCCCGATCGTGCCGGGCGGCTGA
- the moeA gene encoding molybdopterin molybdotransferase MoeA codes for MISVEEHKARVRDVVGTRPVLRRALADCTGLVLAEDITAGVSLPPFDNSAMDGYAVRAVDVADAREGSPVELPVAADIPAGRTDVPALEPGTAHRIMTGAPMPDGADSVVMVERTDGGVERVAISSAVSEGLHVRRAGEDVTPGTVVLRAGTVLGPAHLGLAAAVGVDRLPVFEPPRVLVVSTGTELVHPPAPLRHGQIYESNSVMLVAGLRDLGCHVETVRSVADDVAHFRAAVEPKLAEVDLVVTSGGVSAGAYEVVKDSLTDAGVTFGKVAMQPGGPQGCGRWHGVPVVTLPGNPVSVLVSFEVFVRPALRAALGYPDVERPRVRARLTESMTPPKGKRQYRRGYYTPGAEGAGNGVVAPKGGPGSHLLASFAQANCLIVLDEETTEVPEGSLVDVLLL; via the coding sequence GTGATCTCTGTCGAAGAACACAAGGCGAGGGTCCGCGACGTGGTCGGCACGCGGCCGGTGCTCAGGCGCGCGCTGGCCGACTGCACGGGCCTGGTGCTCGCCGAGGACATCACCGCGGGTGTGTCCCTGCCGCCGTTCGACAACTCCGCGATGGACGGTTACGCCGTGCGCGCGGTCGACGTCGCGGACGCCCGCGAGGGCTCCCCGGTGGAGCTTCCCGTCGCCGCCGACATCCCGGCTGGGCGCACCGACGTGCCCGCGCTGGAACCGGGGACGGCACACCGGATCATGACCGGCGCGCCGATGCCCGACGGCGCCGACAGCGTCGTCATGGTGGAACGCACCGACGGCGGCGTGGAGCGGGTGGCGATCTCCAGTGCCGTCTCCGAGGGCCTGCACGTGCGCCGCGCGGGCGAGGACGTCACGCCGGGCACCGTCGTGCTCCGCGCCGGGACCGTGCTGGGGCCCGCGCACCTCGGACTCGCCGCCGCCGTGGGCGTCGACCGGTTGCCGGTCTTCGAACCGCCCCGCGTGCTCGTGGTGTCCACCGGCACCGAGCTCGTGCACCCGCCCGCGCCCCTGCGGCACGGGCAGATCTACGAGTCCAACAGCGTGATGCTCGTGGCCGGGCTGAGGGACCTGGGCTGCCACGTCGAGACCGTGCGCAGTGTCGCCGACGACGTCGCCCACTTCCGAGCCGCCGTGGAGCCGAAGCTGGCGGAGGTCGACCTCGTCGTGACCTCCGGCGGGGTCAGCGCGGGGGCGTACGAGGTCGTGAAGGACTCGCTCACCGACGCCGGTGTCACGTTCGGCAAGGTGGCCATGCAACCCGGCGGGCCGCAGGGGTGCGGGCGGTGGCACGGCGTGCCGGTCGTGACCCTGCCCGGCAACCCCGTGAGCGTGCTGGTGTCGTTCGAGGTCTTCGTGCGCCCGGCACTGCGGGCCGCGCTCGGGTACCCGGACGTGGAGCGGCCGCGGGTGAGGGCGCGCCTCACCGAGTCGATGACACCTCCGAAGGGCAAGCGGCAGTACCGCCGCGGCTACTACACCCCCGGCGCCGAGGGCGCGGGCAACGGCGTGGTCGCCCCCAAGGGCGGCCCCGGGTCGCACCTGCTCGCCTCGTTCGCCCAGGCGAACTGCCTCATCGTCCTCGACGAGGAGACCACCGAGGTGCCGGAGGGCTCGCTCGTCGACGTCCTCCTCCTCTGA
- a CDS encoding ABC transporter permease: MTSSSTETTPSTASTPSTRRTRRRGPVRRRHVALALVLLAAASFGSLFVGVTELTPAGLLSGDERQLTVLWESRLPRLLAILLAGSALSVAGLVMMSLTRNRFVTPSTAGTAESASLGVLVATVFFGAEAVGVKMAVATVFALLGTGIFLALLRKLTFADIIVVPLVGIMFGGVISALTTFFAYRADLLQTLAAWTSGEFSGVLKGRYELLWLTAAAAVLTYLFADRFTLAGLGRDFAVNLGVHYDRVVTTGLVLISVITAVVVVSVGNIPFLGLVVPNLVTLMLGDNLRRVLPVTALAGAFFVLCCDVVGRTVRHPYEIPVETIAGVVGGALFVYLVLRARRRAA; this comes from the coding sequence GTGACCTCGTCGAGCACAGAGACGACACCCTCGACGGCCTCGACACCGTCGACGCGGCGGACCCGGCGACGCGGCCCGGTCCGCCGCCGTCACGTCGCCCTCGCGCTGGTACTGCTGGCGGCGGCGTCCTTCGGCTCGCTCTTCGTCGGCGTCACGGAGTTGACCCCGGCGGGCCTGCTCTCGGGCGACGAGCGGCAGCTCACGGTGTTGTGGGAGTCGCGGCTGCCTCGGCTGCTGGCGATCCTGCTGGCCGGCTCGGCACTGAGTGTCGCGGGCCTGGTGATGATGAGCCTAACCCGCAACCGCTTCGTGACGCCGTCGACGGCGGGCACCGCGGAGTCGGCCTCCCTGGGCGTCCTCGTCGCCACCGTGTTCTTCGGCGCGGAGGCCGTGGGCGTGAAGATGGCGGTGGCGACGGTGTTCGCCCTGCTCGGCACCGGGATCTTCCTCGCGCTGCTGCGGAAGTTGACGTTCGCCGACATCATCGTGGTGCCGCTCGTGGGCATCATGTTCGGCGGTGTCATCTCGGCGCTCACCACGTTCTTCGCCTACCGCGCCGACCTGCTGCAGACGCTCGCGGCGTGGACCAGCGGCGAGTTCTCGGGTGTCCTGAAAGGACGCTACGAGCTGTTGTGGCTCACCGCTGCCGCGGCGGTGCTCACCTACCTGTTCGCCGACCGCTTCACGCTCGCCGGGCTCGGTCGCGACTTCGCCGTCAACCTCGGCGTCCACTACGACCGCGTGGTCACCACCGGTCTGGTGCTGATCTCGGTCATCACCGCCGTGGTCGTCGTCTCGGTCGGCAACATCCCGTTCCTGGGACTCGTCGTGCCCAACCTCGTCACCCTGATGCTCGGTGACAACCTGCGCCGGGTCCTGCCTGTCACCGCTCTCGCCGGAGCGTTCTTCGTGCTGTGCTGCGACGTCGTCGGTCGCACGGTCCGCCACCCGTACGAGATCCCCGTCGAGACGATCGCGGGTGTCGTCGGGGGCGCCCTGTTCGTCTACCTGGTCCTGCGGGCCCGCCGGAGGGCCGCATGA